The genomic segment aaattaaatttcaaaatgtatagCGTTTGTACCACCAGAGACAGTTTTTGTTTATCAGTCTGTGGAGTTagaacagttttaatgtggaaCTAAAACAATGTCCAGacataaatcagtttaaaataatgtataaaaacatgattttcatgagGCGCGTGGATGAGGAGCAGGTTTGACGATCACCAGaggttactgtttatttatttggttacttatttattttttcctagtttatcttcctctttttttctgtaaataataatgtgaaattGTAGATTTTAGACTTTGAGTGTGTggatatatatttaattaattacagtacaggtttaaattaataaggaagctggttaattaaaagTCAATGATTTATGGAGAAGGGGTCggattaaatatgtttttacttcctctcactccttttctaatatataaattaagttatGACTATTTCTTTTGatctatgttttttattgtctgtaaatattacttttttgtctgtcctttctttgtctgtgtctccttttttacatgtttgaatcAAATCAAAGCACAGCACTTTATATTATCACTTTAGAAAGACTTTAAAAGATGTAATGAATGCCAAGAAGTGAATTTTAATGCCCCGGAGAGGCAATAATGAGACCAAACCAAacagttttgtcctttttggtAACAACAGGTGTACTACAAGAACTGCCACCCATCCTTCCCAGACGGAGGGAAGATGTCCCAGTATCTGGACAACATGGCTATTGGAGACGCCATTGACTTCAGAGGACCCAATGGACTGCTTGTGTACAAGGGGAATGGTATGgagtgagtgtgcatgtgtggaaatacgcaaaaaaaattataaatatgaaaaataaaaagtaataatgataatcctAATAATAACACTTTAGTATGTGTTGATCTGCAGCCACCAGCAGATGTCActgctacaaaacaaacaaacacaatctaATCTgacacttcctgtctgctgctCAGGTCAGTTTTCCATCCGACCAGACAAGAAGTCGGAGCCAAAAGTTCGGAAGTTCAAGCACATTGGGATGATCGCCGGTGgaacaggtttgtttttttatagcaCAAAAGCTGCACCCAAAGCTGTAATGTAGTTTGACTGTCGGGACCATTTGACGGTGTCctctttcactttaaaaaagacactatttgttttaaccctttgcaaccagGATagacataatttttcttgtgctgcattcaggcaccTTTTAATAGCACTGaaatctttaaaacctgagtgaattggttgatttcttcaaaaacctgaaaataaagaggcatgagcaacttggcaattaatttcccacaaattgactgaaatgagcaaaagttgacaagaaaatgacccgaaaatttGCCTTATTTAGGAGAgagaagtgttttgttttttttaaattaacaaaaacaaaaatagatgtccagagaagaagaattattgaaactttatatttgttttaattttaattatttatttcatactCTTGGTAATTTTCGTgcatgtttttgctaatttcttgcacttttttgggtcatgtccggttaagttgctcgttggcttctttctatgtttttttttttttgaaaccaagccagtttgctcaacttaacttatttttttttaagttggctGAATTTAAGACAAgttaaatcattacaaaattttctcaacttatcatctcaaaagaacaaaaaatcaatttttcaataaaaaaaagtttctgtttaCAGTGTTGCAGCTTCACCGTTaaactataaatataaagtCTTCTACATTTTTCATCCTCAGAGActaattttaatgtctttgacGCCGCAGGTATCACTCCTATGCTGCAGTTAATCCGCAGCATCACAGCAGACCCCAGTGACAACACCACGTGCTCCCTCATATTTGCCAACCAGGTCAGCTCTTTTGGGAAATCCTTGCTTTTGTCTCATTGTGAAATGTATTGCTGTTCATAAATGGAAAGCACTCTGGAGAAATAAAATCTctttcactgtctgtctctcagactGAGAAAGATATCCTCCTC from the Plectropomus leopardus isolate mb unplaced genomic scaffold, YSFRI_Pleo_2.0 unplaced_scaffold25888, whole genome shotgun sequence genome contains:
- the LOC121966784 gene encoding NADH-cytochrome b5 reductase 2-like; the encoded protein is EISHDTKKFRFGLPSTNHILGLPVGQHVYLSARVNGSLVVRAYTPVSSDEHQGYVDLVVKVYYKNCHPSFPDGGKMSQYLDNMAIGDAIDFRGPNGLLVYKGNGQFSIRPDKKSEPKVRKFKHIGMIAGGTGITPMLQLIRSITADPSDNTTCSLIFANQTEKDILLRDELEEVKKNHPEKVKLWFTLDKPPQ